A part of Thermococcus sp. SY098 genomic DNA contains:
- a CDS encoding transporter produces the protein MKRVKADLLWLLLIAFIVNFAVIHGRKFPVGGTGGDTLIHMAMIRGIYLGRNPFLDQHYNVFPNWYPFLYHILIAFLAKITRYSIWDLMIWTPLVFSVFMTYAWYKLGESLNEEYGGLVLGSLSFLILKRHLFPNPKELITIFLPLFYLELLNSQRYKSSRRYTLLAGMILGLTLLTHSLAIALLSSVLIYGLLKTDRKLLKVATLGLIISLPFYVNIIINKEVTPKAIEDIYFHEQTDTIFTKLRGIVPSLYFVPLWLFGLYSMYRGKDKDKNSEIVLAMMLGISISIIFPELLKSFKIFIFSRRFFIPLKYTYLIVYFYGIQSILSYLPKSLPKKVFALLFSFIFIIYGSITFIEYNYSSYYSLSTYHNFEELTLLGLQNYSKGVIKVSEWLIQNSKRDDYLIGHPLTIGEYIAAFTGRPVVAVTYGHGNPFLDMRRRRIDTEEFFMTPSKRKEIIQKYGIKYVILCPLTQKYYNVTVENFERDEFRIVFQWDEFYILETKK, from the coding sequence ATGAAAAGAGTGAAAGCAGATTTGCTTTGGCTCTTATTAATTGCTTTTATCGTAAATTTTGCAGTTATCCATGGAAGAAAATTTCCAGTAGGGGGTACTGGAGGGGATACCTTAATCCATATGGCAATGATTAGAGGGATTTATCTTGGTAGAAATCCATTCCTGGATCAACATTATAATGTTTTCCCCAACTGGTATCCTTTTCTATATCATATACTAATAGCATTTTTAGCTAAGATTACTCGATATAGTATTTGGGACTTGATGATATGGACACCATTAGTATTTTCTGTATTTATGACATATGCCTGGTATAAACTCGGGGAGTCACTAAACGAGGAGTATGGTGGACTAGTATTAGGTTCTTTATCATTTCTGATATTGAAGAGGCATTTATTCCCGAATCCAAAAGAGCTTATTACTATATTTTTGCCATTATTTTATCTTGAGCTGCTTAATTCTCAAAGATATAAGAGCTCTCGGAGATATACTTTACTGGCAGGCATGATTCTAGGTTTAACACTTTTGACGCACTCTCTTGCAATAGCACTACTCAGTTCGGTCTTAATTTATGGTTTACTAAAAACAGATCGCAAGTTATTGAAAGTAGCTACTCTTGGATTGATAATTAGCTTGCCGTTTTATGTTAACATAATAATAAACAAAGAAGTCACTCCAAAAGCGATTGAGGATATATACTTTCATGAACAAACGGATACAATATTTACAAAATTAAGGGGTATTGTACCTTCATTATACTTTGTCCCATTGTGGTTGTTCGGCTTGTATTCCATGTATAGAGGAAAAGACAAAGATAAGAATTCTGAAATAGTTCTTGCAATGATGTTAGGTATATCAATATCAATAATATTTCCAGAGCTCCTAAAATCTTTCAAAATCTTTATATTTTCACGGCGTTTCTTTATACCACTAAAATATACATATTTAATTGTTTATTTTTATGGAATTCAGTCTATTCTTAGCTATCTTCCCAAATCTTTACCAAAGAAAGTCTTTGCCCTTCTATTTAGTTTTATTTTTATAATCTATGGCTCTATTACGTTTATTGAATATAATTACTCTTCCTATTACTCTCTTTCCACATACCACAATTTTGAAGAGTTGACATTATTAGGGCTCCAAAATTATAGTAAAGGGGTAATTAAAGTCTCTGAATGGTTAATTCAAAATTCCAAACGTGATGACTATTTAATTGGTCATCCTTTAACAATTGGAGAGTACATAGCAGCGTTTACAGGACGACCAGTTGTTGCTGTAACTTATGGGCATGGGAATCCTTTCTTAGATATGAGGCGAAGAAGAATTGATACTGAGGAATTCTTCATGACCCCTAGCAAAAGAAAAGAAATAATACAAAAATATGGCATCAAATATGTAATCTTATGCCCCCTTACTCAAAAATATTATAATGTAACTGTTGAAAATTTTGAAAGGGACGAATTTAGGATTGTATTCCAATGGGACGAGTTCTATATTCTGGAGACAAAGAAGTAA
- a CDS encoding t26-9p: protein MVDAGTINAIINGMQNLAGTHPYLILGIVFLVLSFASGSRGLKLTFGILAAFAFMKEFSLFDAFVNLLKSIPSLLEDIANAFKGVF, encoded by the coding sequence ATGGTGGACGCTGGAACAATTAATGCAATCATCAATGGAATGCAGAACTTGGCAGGAACTCATCCCTACCTCATCTTAGGCATTGTCTTCTTAGTTCTAAGCTTCGCCAGCGGGAGCAGAGGACTCAAACTTACCTTTGGCATTTTAGCGGCATTTGCGTTTATGAAGGAATTTTCGTTGTTTGATGCTTTTGTGAATCTCCTCAAGTCGATCCCCTCGCTCCTAGAAGATATTGCTAACGCGTTTAAGGGGGTGTTTTGA
- a CDS encoding integrase: MELGELGKETAEEYLRLLESFFDKFKVRTHEDLEKALRKRNYAKNLCKALRKFYTFLKKRNIISRDEYELYYELTPLKKTRKEKAEPKPKDHEIAEAWRYHLEHSDEVIQLYFKILVFSGARLKAIQAMLEEFDPDRVEVHENFIKYHLGRRLGKKSTPFIYMPKELLQELRKVKKIKYGTLHKKVAYKKVSARSIRGWFATFLSRRGVKDHVIKFIIGQVGQTVLEEHYLDLEFEADEAYSRVVDELKNVLEVGG; this comes from the coding sequence GTGGAGCTTGGAGAGTTGGGAAAAGAAACTGCGGAGGAATATCTCAGGTTGCTGGAGAGCTTTTTTGACAAATTCAAAGTCAGAACTCACGAGGATTTGGAGAAAGCTCTAAGGAAAAGGAACTATGCAAAGAATTTGTGTAAAGCATTAAGGAAGTTCTACACTTTTCTCAAAAAGCGTAACATAATCTCGAGGGATGAGTATGAACTTTACTATGAACTTACGCCGCTAAAGAAAACTCGGAAGGAGAAAGCTGAGCCAAAGCCAAAAGATCATGAAATTGCAGAAGCTTGGAGGTATCACCTCGAGCATAGTGATGAAGTTATCCAACTGTATTTCAAAATCTTGGTCTTTAGTGGAGCACGCTTAAAAGCAATTCAAGCGATGCTTGAGGAGTTTGACCCTGATAGGGTTGAGGTGCATGAGAACTTCATTAAGTACCATCTTGGCAGGCGTCTCGGTAAGAAATCAACGCCATTTATTTACATGCCTAAAGAACTTCTACAGGAATTGAGGAAAGTTAAGAAAATCAAGTATGGAACTCTACACAAGAAAGTAGCATACAAGAAAGTTTCTGCTCGCTCAATAAGAGGATGGTTTGCAACGTTTCTCTCAAGACGTGGAGTGAAGGATCACGTTATCAAATTTATCATTGGGCAAGTTGGGCAGACCGTTCTCGAGGAGCACTATCTTGACTTAGAGTTCGAGGCAGACGAGGCTTATTCTCGGGTGGTTGATGAGTTAAAGAATGTGTTGGAGGTGGGAGGATGA